The following proteins come from a genomic window of Candidatus Cloacimonadota bacterium:
- a CDS encoding DNA primase, translating to MDQSQIDSILEHNNIVDVIGSYFPLKRAGSNYKARCPFHDEKTPSFVVSEKKQIFKCFGCGKSGNVITFVRDYEKISFFEALKKLAHRAGITFKETKVDKKKQTRKDLIYKIYTLTNHHFRENLEKFGKYAKEYLIKRNLSSETIKKFEIGYALDSFAGLKNYLLKNNINEQILMKTGLFGENEKGTYDIFRNRLMFPIHSVNGKIIAFGGRTLAEDQSGGKYINSPTTEIYIKGNELYGLFSTRYEISKKDFALISEGYLDFLRLYEKGFTNSVASLGTSLTDSQINLLSRYTNNFYLLYDGDIAGRKAAIRAASNVLKKGANAKIIELPIDDDPDSFLLKNGNEALENKIKNAKKLPLFIFEDKNLNLDQKTKLNLLFDVLNEMTEEISQELFAKEIAETFKISEHSILSRRRKKYFQKVKKEEKTEISRFQEERDLLKIILNEKSYYKKVAEQLNSDYFLSGIYEKIFEQIAEHIENINQVAGLLDLIEDEITRNTFSELLMEDVPKVDIEEVIKTVKLRKYQDELKKINKKIFEGKNFKELSQKKNKLKKKILGINKKVVRKTLY from the coding sequence ATGGATCAATCTCAAATAGACAGTATTCTCGAACACAACAACATCGTTGATGTGATCGGTAGTTATTTTCCGTTAAAACGGGCAGGAAGCAATTATAAAGCCCGTTGCCCGTTCCATGACGAGAAAACTCCATCCTTTGTAGTGAGTGAGAAAAAACAGATTTTTAAATGTTTCGGCTGCGGGAAATCCGGAAATGTTATCACTTTTGTGCGGGATTATGAAAAAATTTCCTTTTTTGAAGCTTTGAAAAAACTCGCCCATCGAGCAGGCATAACTTTTAAGGAAACAAAAGTTGATAAAAAGAAACAAACTCGAAAAGACCTGATCTATAAAATTTATACTCTCACAAATCATCATTTCAGGGAAAACCTGGAGAAATTCGGAAAATATGCAAAAGAATACTTGATCAAACGGAATCTATCTTCGGAAACCATCAAAAAATTTGAAATCGGTTATGCTCTGGATAGTTTTGCCGGATTGAAGAATTATCTTCTTAAAAATAATATCAATGAGCAGATCCTGATGAAAACAGGTTTATTTGGAGAAAATGAGAAAGGAACTTATGACATTTTCCGCAACCGTTTAATGTTCCCGATCCATTCTGTAAACGGGAAAATCATTGCTTTCGGAGGAAGGACTTTAGCGGAAGATCAATCCGGGGGAAAATATATAAATTCTCCCACAACTGAAATTTATATTAAAGGAAATGAATTATACGGTCTGTTCTCAACTCGTTACGAAATTTCCAAAAAAGATTTTGCCCTGATTTCCGAAGGTTATTTGGATTTCCTCCGTCTTTATGAAAAAGGATTCACCAATTCCGTTGCTTCTCTCGGAACTTCCCTGACCGATTCCCAGATAAATTTATTAAGCAGGTACACAAATAATTTCTATCTTTTATATGATGGAGATATTGCCGGTCGAAAAGCAGCGATCAGAGCAGCTTCCAATGTGCTTAAAAAAGGAGCAAACGCAAAAATAATCGAGCTGCCGATTGATGATGATCCAGATAGTTTCCTGCTTAAAAATGGAAATGAAGCTCTCGAAAATAAGATCAAAAACGCAAAAAAGTTACCTTTATTTATCTTTGAGGATAAAAATCTTAACCTCGATCAGAAAACAAAACTGAATCTTTTGTTCGATGTTCTGAACGAAATGACCGAGGAAATTTCTCAGGAACTTTTTGCCAAAGAGATAGCTGAAACCTTTAAAATATCAGAACATTCCATTCTTTCCAGGAGAAGAAAAAAGTATTTTCAAAAAGTAAAAAAAGAAGAAAAAACTGAAATCTCCAGATTTCAGGAGGAGCGTGATCTGCTCAAAATCATCTTAAATGAAAAATCTTATTATAAAAAAGTTGCAGAACAGCTGAATTCAGATTATTTTTTATCAGGAATATATGAAAAAATTTTTGAGCAAATTGCTGAGCATATTGAGAACATTAACCAGGTTGCCGGCTTGCTGGATTTGATAGAGGATGAGATAACCAGGAATACTTTCTCTGAGTTGCTTATGGAAGATGTTCCAAAGGTTGATATTGAAGAAGTTATTAAAACGGTTAAATTAAGAAAATATCAGGATGAACTAAAAAAAATAAATAAAAAAATTTTCGAAGGAAAAAACTTCAAGGAACTATCTCAAAAGAAAAACAAACTGAAAAAAAAGATTCTTGGTATAAATAAAAAAGTTGTTAGAAAGACCTTATATTAA